A window of Maioricimonas rarisocia genomic DNA:
GATGAACCATCGTGGCCTGGTCTACTGCGTCGATGCTGAGTCTGGTGAAATCGTCACCGAACGGCGAAGCTCGGCGGGCAAGACCTATGCGTCGATGACGTACGCCGACGGCCGGCTGTATGCCGTCTCCCGCGACAAAGGTGCATTCGTCTTCGAAGCGACTCCCGAGATGCCGGAGCTGGCCCACAACACGATTGCCGACGACGACACGATCTTCAACGGGAGTCCGACGGCTGTCGACGGACGGCTGTATCTGCGGTCGGACGCGGCATTGTATTGCATCGCAAAGCAATAATCGCGACAGTTCCCGCGGAGTCCGGGGGCCGGTGACAGTGGCATCCCGGGCTTTGCGGCCGGTCGCCTCAGGCGCTCACTTCGGACCGGTCCGCTTCGCCGTTCCAACCATGCCCCGTCCGGGATCGCCATGTCTTCCTCCCGCTACGTCACCTCGCCGCCCGAAACGACCGAGATGCCCAAAGGGATTCCCTACATCGTGGGGAACGAGGCGGCAGAGCGTTTCAGCTTCTACGGGATGAAGGCCATCCTGACGGTCTTCATGACCGAATATCTGCTCAACTCGCAGGGTGAGCTGGCGACCCTCTCGGACGAAGACGCCAAGTTCTGGGTGCACACCTTTGTCGTCGGTGCCTACTTCTTCCCGATCGTCGGGGCGATCGTGGCCGACTGGCTGTGGGGAAAGTACGCGACCATCCTGTGGCTCTCGGTCGTCTACTGTCTGGGGCACCTGGCGCTGGCGATCGATTCGACCTGGGTGGGACTGGCGATCGGGCTCGTGCTCATCTCGATCGGGACCGGAGCCATCAAGCCGTGCGTCTCGGCTCACGTGGGAGATCAGTTCGGCACGAAGAACACGTTTCTGTTGCCGCGGGTCTTCGGCTGGTTCTATCTGGCAATCAACCTCGGAGCGTTCTGCTCGACGCTGCTGACGCCGATTCTGCTCCGGCCGGAAACGTTCTACGCGACGTTCGGCGAGGGACTGCGTGACGTGTCGTGGATTCAGCCCGGTCCGCATCTCGCGTTCGGAGTGCCCGGCATCCTGATGGCGATCGCCACGGTTGTCTTCTGGATGGGCCGCCACGTCTTCGTCCATGTCCCGCCGCGGGGGAAACAGTTCCTGCGGGAGTCCTTCACCGGCGAGGGGCTGGCGGCGATCAAACGTTTGATCCCGATCTACATCTTTGTGGCGGCGTTCTGGTGCCTGTTCGACCAGACCGCATCGGCATGGGTGCTGCAGG
This region includes:
- a CDS encoding POT family MFS transporter, encoding MSSSRYVTSPPETTEMPKGIPYIVGNEAAERFSFYGMKAILTVFMTEYLLNSQGELATLSDEDAKFWVHTFVVGAYFFPIVGAIVADWLWGKYATILWLSVVYCLGHLALAIDSTWVGLAIGLVLISIGTGAIKPCVSAHVGDQFGTKNTFLLPRVFGWFYLAINLGAFCSTLLTPILLRPETFYATFGEGLRDVSWIQPGPHLAFGVPGILMAIATVVFWMGRHVFVHVPPRGKQFLRESFTGEGLAAIKRLIPIYIFVAAFWCLFDQTASAWVLQAKQMDLNMLGREWQPSQLQAANPLFILILVPTFTYVVYPLVDRVFPLTPLRKVGLGMFLTVGAFSVSALIETWIQAGHTPNVSWQILAYFILTSAEIMVSITCLEFSYTQAPNSMKSVIMSLYLLSVAAGNEFTAIVNWVIKNPDGTTKLPGASYYWFFTGVMAVAAIGFVFVAMRYRGRSYVQGEDGALDASTEAEAVEEAMH